TTTATCTCAATATAGTTTTAAAAGTTATCCACAAGTATAAGTATATGATAAAATCGTTATTATTTTATGAAATATCGGTCAAGTTATTGATTTTCATATTAAAACTTTAAAATATGAGTTATCCACAGATAATAATTTGAAATTTTCTTAATAACGACTTAAATTAAATACGAAAATAATTAAAGAGAGGTTATATCAGCTATGCCTATTTCAGAAAAAATATCAAAAGATTTAAATACGTTGATTATTTTAAATAAATTATGGGAAAAATCTATAGATAAAGAAAAAACAAATGATGAAATTGTTGAGTTTGCAAGGGCGAATTTATATATTGTAAATGATATATTGGAACAAATTTTACCGGAATATCAAAAATTATTAGATAAAGAGAATTTGTCATCTTCAGAAGAATGGTTGCTTGTAGATATTAAGGAATTACTTAATCATCTTACATTTTTTGTATCTAATAAAAAATTCTTTAAAAGAAAAAGAAGAATGGAGTTCTAAAGATAGAAAAATTTATTATATATACTGCATTGTTTATAATATTCACAACCACATTAAGTTCTGTTTTTGCTTTTATATTTAAAAAATTTCCGGAAGGGTCATCTTTTAATATTTTTATTTTCATATCTTTCACCTTTTAAAAATAATCTTTTAAGATAAAAATAAGTTTTATAGTTGATATGTCAATATATTTTTATACAATTTTCTTATAAATTTCTCCGGCATGATAAGAACTTCTCACCAATTTTCCACTATATATTTCTTTAAATCCAAGTTTTTCACCTATATATCTAAACTCTTCAAATTCTTCATCCGATAGATATCTACTTACCGGTAAATGATTTTTTGATGGTTGTAAATACTGACCTATGGTAAGAATATCACAATTAACATTCCTCAAATCTTGCATAACCTGAATAATTTCCTCTTTCTCTTCACCAAGACCAACCATTAAACCTGATTTTGTAATAATAGTATCATTTATATCCTTAATATTTTTTAAAAGCTCCAAAGACCTTTGATAATTTCCCTGTGGTCTAACTTTCTTATATAAAGATAGAACCGTTTCTATATTATGGTTTATAACATCAGGCTTTGCATCTATCACAATCTTTAAAGCTTCAATACTGCCTTTAAAATCCGGTATTAAAACCTCTATTTTTACATCTTGATTATACTCTTTAGTTTTTTGTATCACTTTTGCAAAATGGGAAGCACCACCATCTTTTAAGTCATCTCTATCAACAGAAGTAATAACCACATATTTAAGCCCAAGAATATTTACTGCCTTTGCTATATTTTCCGGTTCTTTCTCATCAAGGGGCATAGGCTTTCCATGGGATACATTACAATAAGGGCAGTTTCTGGTGCATATATCTCCCATAATCATAAATGTTGCAGTTTTCTTAGAAAAACATTCTCCAATATTAGGACAGGAAGCCTCTTCACAAACAGTATTTAAATTTAAATGCCTTAGTAATTTCTTTATTTTAAAAACTTCCGGCATTAATGGCGATAAGACTTTTGGTTTCATATCTTTCTCTCCAAATTTAATTTATGCTAAAATTTTAACATGGATAAAAATGAGTTTATACAAAAAATATCAGGATATATTTTAGGAAAATTAAATAAACCTTCTTTCTCACCAAGGGAAATCCATATTATAAATAATTGGTATGAACAAAATATTCCGGTAGAAGCCATAATAAAAGCATTTGATGAAGAATATATTATTGCCCCTATAAATAAAAAAAATAAAGTATCAATATTTGAAGTAGATAAAAGAATTAAGGAAAATTTACAAAAATATCTACCGAAAACAGAAACAAAGCCGGAAATTATAGAAATAATAGAAAAAAAAGAAAAATATGAAGAAAAAGATATTTATAAATATTGGAAAAATCTAAAAAAAGAAGAAAAAGAAAAATTCATAAAACAGGCAATAAAGGAACTTAAAGAAAGTGGTATAAATTTTAGAAATATTAATATAAAAAAGGCAGTTAAAATAAAAATCAGAGCAAAAATAAGAAAAATCTTAGAGGATAAAAAAGATGAATGAAGATATCAAGTATATGAAAAGAGCTTTACAACTTGCCAAAAAAGGCAAGGGATATACCCATCCAAATCCGGCTGTTGGAGCTGTTATTGTAAAAGATGGAAAGATAATAGGAGAAGGATACCACAAAAAAGCAGGTATGCCTCATGCAGAAAGGGAAGCAATCAAAGATGCAAAAGAAAAAGGCTATGATATAAAAGGCTCAACAATGTATGTAACCCTTGAGCCGTGTTGTCATTATGGAAGAACACCGCCTTGCACAAATGCAATCATAGAAGAAGGAATAAAAAAAGTAGTAGTAGCCACATTAGACCCAAATCCATTAGTTGCAGGACAAGGAATAGAAATTTTAAAAAAAGCAGGAATTGAAACAAAAATCGGTATTCTTCAAGAAGAAGCAAAAAAATTAAATGAAGATTTTTTTGTATATATTACAGAAAAAAGACCATTTATCCATCTTAAAATAGCCCAAACCATAGATGGAAAAATAGCCACAAAAATCGGTAGCTCAAAATGGATAACTTCCGAAAAATCAAGAAAATTTGCCCATAAGTTAAGACTTGAAGCATCTGCAGTAATGGTAGGAGTAAATACAGCATTAAAAGACAATCCATCTTTAACAATTAGATATATAAAATCCAAAAAACAACCAAAAAGAATTCTGATTGATAGATATATAAAAACTCCAATAGATTTTAATATATTTAATCAAGAAGCCCAAACAATTTTATTTTGTTCAAAAAATGCAGATAAATCAAAAATAGAAAAATTAAGAGAAAAAAATATAAAAATCTATCAACTTGAAGAAAAAGAAGAAAGATTAGATTTAAAAGAAATATTGAAAATATTAGCAGAAGAAGAACAGGTTATTCATCTTCTTGTTGAAGGTGGCAAAGATTTAATTACCCAATTTATAAAAAATCAACTATACGACAAAATATCAGTATTTATAGCTCCAAAAATCGTAGGAGAAGATGGAATATCATCTATCGGAAAACTGGATATTCTTGATATAAAAGATGCAAAGTTATTAAATATAAATCTTATAAAAAAGATAGATACGGATATTTATTTAGAGCTTGGAAGATTTTGATTATCTATATAAAATAATATTCTTGAACCTATCAAAATAACATCAAAGTTTAATTTAATCCATATTAAAAATGCAAATATTCCACCGGCTGCTACATAAACAGAATTTATATGGGAGACATAAGATAGATAAAGGTTAAAAATATATTTAATAATCTGAATTAAAATTGTAATAAATGAAGATACCAATCCTATTTGATATTTTGATAAATTATTAAAAGGCAGTAAAAAATAATAAATAGAAAACATTAAGAAAAATACGGCAATAAACTCAAAAATTAATGATATCTTTTGAATTAAAGTAATATATTCTGCAATAAAAGAAAATATTGAAAAATCTTTAAAAAAATTAATTATAAACATAAATATAAGCTGAATTAATATAAATAAAATTATCAAAAAAGTTAAGAAAGGTAGAGATAATATAACGACTAATCTTTTTTTCTTAGCTTCAATTTTTCTATCTTCAAAAGTAAAATTAATGGCATCCTGTAATGAAAAGAAAAAATCTTTTGAAAAATAGATAGATAAAATTAAAGAAATAACTCCAAAACTTTTGTTTTTCATGGAAATATCTACGATAAGATTTACAAAATTATAAACTTGCTCCGGAAATAAAATATATAAATACTCAATAACTTGTTTAATATGATTATATGCTATTAAAGAAGTAGTATGGATTATAAAAAACAAAAGAGGAATAAGAGACATTAAAAAGTAAAAGGATACCGAGGCTGAATGGTATCCTATATTTTTTACAAAATAATCTTTAATAGAAAAATAAACCGGAGTCAGAAAATATAATAATTTATTCAGCTTTAACAGCTTCTTCCAACTTTCCTATTTTTTCTTCTATTTCTTTTAATTCTTTTTCTTTCTCTTCAGCAGTTAAGGTATCACTTCTTTTAATCAAGTTAGAGAGCTTTTCTGCAATTTCATGAATTGTAGCTTTTGCTTTTTCTGTTATCTCAGCTTCTTTTAAGCTTTCTTGAAGTTGCTGTAATTTTGCCAAAATTTCTTCTCTTTTGTTGTAAGCCACATAAGCCCCAACTGCTCCAAGCAATGTTCCAATCGCAACTAAAACTACTTTTTTGTTCATTATTTGTTTCCTCCTTTTAAATTTTGATTTAAAATCTTTTCTAATTTTTTTAAATTTTCCTCTACTTTAAGTATATACTCATCTTCCTTTTTTTCAACCTTTTTTAATTTTTTATTTTTTTTAATCATCCCAAGTAAGGTTAGTATAAATCCGGAAATAAAACCAAATATAAACCAAATACTATCTTTTTTCATTTTGTACTCCTCTTTCTAAAAATTGAAAATAAACTAAACAATGAAGTGGTATTTTCTAAATTTTCTATTAATCTTAATACTTTCGGAGAATATGCTTTATAATCAAGTTTAAGTTCTTCTAATAAAGATTTTAATGTCTTTAAAACACCAACCAAAGCTATTAATACAAAAATTAAAGCTATAGATATAACAAAAGCAAGAAAAGTAAGAATAACCATACAAAAAGCTATTATTCCAAGAAATACTGTCTCCATTTTTTCACCTCTTTATTTATTTTCATAGTATAACACAAATAAAAAGGAAAAAGTATGTTAAAATTTTCTTTAATTTTCAGCCTTTATAGTTTAGAAACAAAAAAATGCAGGAGATATAAATGGAAAGTATTAAAAAGAAAGAGAATATTCTTATTATTCTTCTTGCATCTGCTTATATATCTATCTCTTTATTTGAGATATTTATAATTTTATTTTTAATATGGGAGTTATATTTAGTAGCAAAAAAAGAAATAAAGCCAAGAGGAGTTTTAACAGTTCCATTGTTTACCATAATGGTGCCATCTATTGCTTCTACTTTGATATATGGTAAATTAAAAGATTTATCCGGAGTTTTAAATCAAAATTTCTTTTTTATAAGCTACTTTATGAAAGATATTTTTAATCCGACTACAGAGCTTTTTAAAAAATTAAATACATTGGTTATTATATTTTGTAGTATTGAAGCAGTGGTAACTTTTTATAACTATTTTGTTTTAAAAGTAGAAAAGCCTATATGGGGTGGGGTTTTTGAAGTAGGTATTATTTTTGCCCTCGGTAGTATATCTGCCTTTATTATGTTTCTAATAGAAAAGGATAAAAAATTTAAAGTTATATATTTTGCTTTGTTTATCATATTTACCGGATTTGTATTTTTAACAGGAAAAAGAAATCCTATTTTGGGAATTATATTTATTTATCTAATAACCCTTGTAAAACTACTGCGATTAGCGAATATAAACAGAAAATTTATAATAGCTGTTTTAAGTAGTGTTTTAATATTATTTGTAGCCGGTAATATTTATGCCTTTTATAAATTTCCAAAATAT
The window above is part of the Venenivibrio stagnispumantis genome. Proteins encoded here:
- the lipA gene encoding lipoyl synthase, with product MKPKVLSPLMPEVFKIKKLLRHLNLNTVCEEASCPNIGECFSKKTATFMIMGDICTRNCPYCNVSHGKPMPLDEKEPENIAKAVNILGLKYVVITSVDRDDLKDGGASHFAKVIQKTKEYNQDVKIEVLIPDFKGSIEALKIVIDAKPDVINHNIETVLSLYKKVRPQGNYQRSLELLKNIKDINDTIITKSGLMVGLGEEKEEIIQVMQDLRNVNCDILTIGQYLQPSKNHLPVSRYLSDEEFEEFRYIGEKLGFKEIYSGKLVRSSYHAGEIYKKIV
- the ribD gene encoding bifunctional diaminohydroxyphosphoribosylaminopyrimidine deaminase/5-amino-6-(5-phosphoribosylamino)uracil reductase RibD; the protein is MNEDIKYMKRALQLAKKGKGYTHPNPAVGAVIVKDGKIIGEGYHKKAGMPHAEREAIKDAKEKGYDIKGSTMYVTLEPCCHYGRTPPCTNAIIEEGIKKVVVATLDPNPLVAGQGIEILKKAGIETKIGILQEEAKKLNEDFFVYITEKRPFIHLKIAQTIDGKIATKIGSSKWITSEKSRKFAHKLRLEASAVMVGVNTALKDNPSLTIRYIKSKKQPKRILIDRYIKTPIDFNIFNQEAQTILFCSKNADKSKIEKLREKNIKIYQLEEKEERLDLKEILKILAEEEQVIHLLVEGGKDLITQFIKNQLYDKISVFIAPKIVGEDGISSIGKLDILDIKDAKLLNINLIKKIDTDIYLELGRF
- a CDS encoding YihY/virulence factor BrkB family protein translates to MLKLNKLLYFLTPVYFSIKDYFVKNIGYHSASVSFYFLMSLIPLLFFIIHTTSLIAYNHIKQVIEYLYILFPEQVYNFVNLIVDISMKNKSFGVISLILSIYFSKDFFFSLQDAINFTFEDRKIEAKKKRLVVILSLPFLTFLIILFILIQLIFMFIINFFKDFSIFSFIAEYITLIQKISLIFEFIAVFFLMFSIYYFLLPFNNLSKYQIGLVSSFITILIQIIKYIFNLYLSYVSHINSVYVAAGGIFAFLIWIKLNFDVILIGSRILFYIDNQNLPSSK
- a CDS encoding YtxH domain-containing protein, which produces MNKKVVLVAIGTLLGAVGAYVAYNKREEILAKLQQLQESLKEAEITEKAKATIHEIAEKLSNLIKRSDTLTAEEKEKELKEIEEKIGKLEEAVKAE
- a CDS encoding O-antigen ligase family protein; this translates as MESIKKKENILIILLASAYISISLFEIFIILFLIWELYLVAKKEIKPRGVLTVPLFTIMVPSIASTLIYGKLKDLSGVLNQNFFFISYFMKDIFNPTTELFKKLNTLVIIFCSIEAVVTFYNYFVLKVEKPIWGGVFEVGIIFALGSISAFIMFLIEKDKKFKVIYFALFIIFTGFVFLTGKRNPILGIIFIYLITLVKLLRLANINRKFIIAVLSSVLILFVAGNIYAFYKFPKYQIMFRIITFDKTLTQEELNEFSSARWEIGKKGIEVIEKDIKNRDFLPLLIGHGYNSGYYLEPPSPVGRTYESIFLISELIQKGLIGLFGILLFMYLYFKFILTIKINDLQNFIAWSFAVFPTYFLIGGIFSGMWDAILPLYILLFGLSERFYSMNNEKNSLVYTAIIKKQEEISKGNKDIN